One genomic segment of Flagellimonas marinaquae includes these proteins:
- a CDS encoding MlaD family protein, translating into MKLSREVKTGIIVVAGIIAFIFGLSYLKSSPLFENNKTFYAVYDNVGGLQPGTQVSINGYNVGNVTSIKFKDSSGKLLVTISINNEFEFSENSVAELFDTGIIGGKGVQIVPVFDQAPMAKSGDTLKSQIKPGLTELVQQKLTPLQMKVEGAVSHADSLLMNVNQILDDPTKNKLQETIVSLNELVRAFKGSADNLNVLLENNKTQLDSSLKNVSKITSNFSQLSDSLVSADLGGTLSEFQSTVIKLNGILSKIENGEGSLGKLSKDEALYDNLAAASRELDLLLQDFRLNPKRYVNVSVFGKKQKEYTLPENDPAEENNTTEQKENQ; encoded by the coding sequence TTGAAACTATCCAGGGAAGTAAAAACTGGGATTATCGTAGTTGCAGGTATCATAGCCTTTATTTTTGGGCTCAGCTACTTAAAATCCTCTCCGCTTTTTGAAAACAACAAAACTTTTTACGCCGTTTACGACAACGTTGGCGGATTGCAGCCTGGTACCCAGGTCTCTATTAACGGTTACAATGTAGGCAACGTTACCAGCATAAAGTTCAAGGATAGTTCAGGTAAGCTTTTGGTCACCATATCCATTAACAATGAGTTCGAATTCTCCGAAAACAGTGTGGCCGAACTTTTTGATACAGGGATAATTGGAGGTAAAGGGGTTCAGATCGTTCCGGTTTTTGATCAGGCACCCATGGCAAAATCTGGTGATACCTTAAAATCGCAGATAAAACCAGGTTTAACAGAATTGGTCCAGCAGAAGCTAACACCACTCCAAATGAAGGTTGAGGGGGCAGTTTCCCATGCAGACTCTTTGTTGATGAACGTAAACCAAATATTGGATGACCCCACCAAGAATAAATTACAGGAAACCATAGTTTCTCTAAACGAACTGGTACGGGCATTTAAGGGCAGTGCCGATAATTTAAATGTATTGTTGGAGAATAATAAGACACAATTGGACAGCTCGTTAAAAAATGTGAGCAAAATAACCAGCAACTTTTCTCAATTATCCGATTCTTTGGTTAGTGCTGATTTGGGTGGAACCCTATCCGAATTCCAATCCACAGTGATAAAATTGAACGGTATTCTGTCGAAGATAGAAAATGGTGAAGGCTCTTTGGGTAAATTAAGTAAAGATGAAGCCCTTTACGATAATTTGGCTGCGGCATCAAGAGAATTGGATCTGCTTTTACAGGATTTTAGGTTAAATCCGAAGCGATATGTGAACGTTTCCGTTTTTGGCAAAAAGCAAAAGGAGTACACCCTTCCGGAAAACGACCCGGCAGAAGAAAATAACACAACTGAACAAAAAGAGAATCAATAA
- a CDS encoding (Fe-S)-binding protein translates to MSEQLKVKTMQEFMAEGKQPEILFWVGSAGSYDDRAKKISRAFVKLLNKAEVDFAVLGTEESSTGDVAKRAGNEFLFQMQAMMNIELLNGYEIKRIVTCDPHSYNTIKNEYPGLGGNYDVVHHTEYLKELLDNGRLQITGDGYKGKRITFHDPCYLGRANSVFDAPREVLAKTNADLVEMKRHKKTALCCGAGGAQMFKEPEKGDMDINVMRTQDALETNPNIIATGCPYCNTMMTDGIKAHEKEDSVTVMDVAELLAKSQGL, encoded by the coding sequence ATGAGCGAACAATTGAAGGTTAAGACCATGCAAGAGTTTATGGCTGAAGGCAAACAGCCCGAAATTTTATTTTGGGTAGGCTCCGCCGGTAGTTACGATGATCGTGCCAAAAAGATTTCCAGGGCCTTTGTAAAGTTATTGAACAAGGCAGAAGTTGATTTCGCTGTATTGGGCACCGAAGAAAGCTCTACAGGAGATGTGGCTAAAAGAGCAGGTAACGAATTTTTGTTTCAAATGCAGGCCATGATGAACATAGAATTGTTGAATGGCTACGAAATAAAGAGGATTGTAACCTGTGACCCGCACTCCTACAATACCATAAAAAATGAATATCCGGGACTTGGCGGTAATTACGATGTGGTCCACCATACCGAATACCTAAAGGAGTTATTGGACAACGGACGTTTACAAATAACCGGTGATGGGTACAAAGGCAAACGGATAACCTTCCACGATCCCTGCTATTTAGGACGGGCAAATTCCGTTTTTGATGCACCACGTGAAGTTCTGGCCAAAACCAATGCCGATTTAGTTGAAATGAAACGCCACAAAAAAACAGCCTTATGTTGCGGGGCAGGTGGGGCACAAATGTTCAAAGAGCCCGAAAAAGGCGATATGGATATTAATGTGATGCGCACACAAGACGCTTTGGAAACCAATCCAAATATTATTGCCACAGGTTGTCCATATTGCAATACCATGATGACGGACGGTATAAAAGCGCACGAAAAGGAAGATAGCGTAACCGTTATGGATGTGGCCGAACTGTTGGCCAAATCCCAAGGATTGTAA
- a CDS encoding glycoside hydrolase family 3 N-terminal domain-containing protein: MRITPYFPLFLLICLHAHGQYNPLVVKDSLAQKAWVENTYANLSVEERIGQLFMASVASNQSQAATDRVKNLVEEHGIGGVIFMVGGPVQQAKLTNDYQAVSKVPLLIGSDAEWGMAMRLDSTYAFPWNMTLGAIQDSSIVERVGQQIGKHAKRLGVHINFAPDLDVNNNPKNPIIGNRSFGEDPRNVAEKGRAFVRGMESMGVLSSGKHFPGHGDTATDSHKSLPVIMSSLERLDSIELYPFKNVMKSGLSSTMVAHLSVPSLENREGHPSSLSKSIVTDVLQQQLGFNGLVLTDALNMKAVSQFAPEGEVELQAFLAGNDMLLMPEKVVKAKEKILEAYKKGDFSEERLAKSVKKILMAKYKVGLYNYQPVEMENLYEDLNHVENDVVYEKAIEGAITVAKNNFSLMPIKKLDNKKIAYIHFGDDDGTPFYTALNRFYKVTHIKAKDIAEYKKELANFNLVIVGLHKSNESPWKGYKFSKNELFWLAEISRLRTSNTILALFARPYAMLDVLNFDKVDGVVVGYQNSEIAQKKVAEVIFGAIGATGKLPVSAHHEFPVGTGIDVKPIQRLGYSIPERVGMSSEMLAEVDTLVQHGLDSLMFPGAQVLVARKGKVIYNKSFGKPTYRSEKDITEESIYDLASLTKILSTLPMIMKMEEEGEIALNDTFKDLIPEYEDTELKDVTVLKALSHYGRLPSWIAFYLDTLNKDRKPSNEFYRQNPSEAFPYKVAEHLYLTRSFKDSIYNRIGRQSLKSNRYRYSDVGYYVFKEYIEKKHNRPIDELVDEFLYTPMGLQRTTFNPINKFSKDEIVPSEEDDYFRYQTVQGYVHDMGAAMQGGVGGHAGLFSTANEVAKIMQMYLQGGYYGGERFFNARTVKRFNTCYFCNKNVRRGVGFDKPQLEEKGPTCGCVSRNSFGHSGFTGTYTWADPDEEIVYVFLSNRTYPTATNTLLIKSGLRTRIQQAIYDSIIN, translated from the coding sequence ATGCGGATAACCCCTTACTTTCCCCTATTCCTATTGATTTGTTTACATGCCCATGGGCAGTATAATCCCCTAGTTGTCAAAGATTCTTTGGCTCAAAAGGCTTGGGTAGAAAACACGTATGCAAATTTATCGGTGGAAGAGCGTATTGGTCAGCTGTTTATGGCCAGTGTGGCATCCAATCAAAGCCAAGCGGCCACAGATAGGGTAAAAAACCTTGTGGAGGAACATGGTATTGGTGGGGTTATTTTTATGGTGGGCGGTCCCGTACAGCAAGCCAAATTGACCAACGATTATCAGGCTGTTTCCAAAGTTCCTTTGCTCATTGGTTCCGATGCGGAATGGGGCATGGCCATGCGTTTGGATTCCACTTATGCGTTTCCGTGGAACATGACATTGGGCGCAATACAAGATAGTAGTATAGTAGAACGTGTAGGTCAACAAATAGGAAAGCATGCAAAGCGTTTAGGGGTGCATATAAATTTTGCGCCCGATCTGGATGTGAACAACAATCCTAAAAACCCTATTATCGGAAATCGATCTTTTGGTGAAGATCCAAGAAATGTAGCGGAAAAAGGTAGGGCGTTTGTTCGGGGAATGGAGTCAATGGGGGTGCTCTCAAGTGGTAAACATTTTCCAGGGCATGGAGATACCGCTACCGATTCCCATAAATCTTTACCTGTGATCATGTCGTCGTTGGAACGTTTGGATTCCATTGAACTATATCCTTTCAAAAATGTGATGAAAAGTGGGCTTTCCTCAACAATGGTGGCCCATTTGAGTGTACCAAGTTTGGAAAACCGGGAAGGGCACCCTTCGTCGCTTTCCAAAAGTATAGTTACCGATGTCTTGCAGCAGCAATTGGGGTTTAATGGTTTGGTACTGACAGATGCCTTGAATATGAAAGCTGTTTCCCAATTTGCCCCCGAAGGTGAAGTTGAACTACAGGCCTTTTTAGCCGGAAATGATATGCTTTTAATGCCTGAAAAGGTAGTCAAGGCCAAGGAAAAGATTTTAGAAGCTTATAAAAAAGGGGACTTTTCGGAAGAACGATTGGCCAAATCCGTCAAGAAAATATTAATGGCCAAATACAAGGTGGGCCTCTACAATTACCAGCCTGTAGAAATGGAAAACTTGTACGAAGACCTGAACCATGTGGAGAATGATGTGGTTTATGAAAAAGCCATTGAGGGGGCCATAACGGTCGCTAAAAACAATTTTTCCCTAATGCCCATTAAAAAACTGGACAATAAAAAAATAGCATACATCCATTTTGGGGATGATGATGGTACACCATTTTATACCGCATTGAACCGATTTTATAAAGTTACCCATATCAAGGCCAAGGATATTGCGGAGTACAAAAAGGAATTGGCAAATTTTAATTTGGTGATCGTAGGGTTGCATAAAAGCAATGAGAGCCCGTGGAAGGGATATAAATTCTCCAAAAACGAACTGTTTTGGTTAGCAGAAATTTCCAGATTGCGGACCAGCAATACGATTTTGGCTCTGTTTGCACGACCATACGCGATGTTGGACGTTTTAAATTTCGATAAGGTGGATGGTGTAGTGGTGGGTTATCAGAATAGTGAGATTGCCCAAAAAAAGGTGGCGGAAGTCATTTTTGGAGCCATAGGAGCAACCGGAAAGTTGCCTGTATCCGCACACCATGAGTTTCCGGTGGGCACAGGGATCGATGTAAAACCAATACAGCGGTTGGGGTACAGTATACCAGAACGAGTGGGTATGAGTTCCGAAATGTTGGCAGAAGTGGATACCTTGGTGCAGCATGGGTTGGATTCGTTAATGTTCCCCGGGGCTCAAGTACTTGTGGCCCGCAAGGGTAAGGTTATCTACAACAAAAGTTTTGGAAAACCAACATACCGATCGGAAAAGGATATTACGGAAGAGTCCATTTATGATTTGGCATCATTGACCAAAATTCTTTCCACCTTGCCGATGATAATGAAAATGGAAGAGGAGGGAGAAATTGCTTTGAACGACACCTTCAAAGATTTGATTCCGGAATATGAGGATACGGAATTAAAGGATGTTACCGTTCTAAAGGCTCTATCCCACTACGGCAGATTGCCATCCTGGATTGCTTTTTATCTGGATACCTTAAATAAGGACCGTAAACCTTCCAACGAGTTTTACAGGCAAAACCCATCTGAAGCATTTCCGTACAAAGTAGCTGAACACCTGTACCTTACAAGATCATTTAAGGACTCAATTTATAACCGAATTGGAAGACAGAGTTTAAAATCCAATAGGTATAGGTATAGCGATGTAGGGTATTATGTATTTAAAGAGTACATCGAAAAAAAACATAATCGACCCATAGATGAATTAGTGGATGAGTTTTTGTACACCCCCATGGGCTTGCAACGAACTACCTTTAATCCAATAAACAAATTTTCCAAGGACGAGATAGTTCCTTCGGAAGAGGACGATTATTTTAGGTACCAAACGGTTCAGGGCTACGTACACGATATGGGTGCGGCCATGCAAGGAGGGGTAGGAGGCCATGCCGGACTCTTTAGTACAGCGAACGAGGTGGCTAAAATAATGCAGATGTATTTACAGGGGGGATATTATGGTGGGGAACGTTTTTTTAATGCCCGTACCGTAAAACGGTTCAATACCTGCTATTTTTGTAATAAGAATGTAAGGCGTGGCGTAGGTTTTGATAAGCCGCAGTTGGAAGAGAAAGGGCCCACTTGCGGTTGTGTTTCCAGAAATAGTTTTGGGCACAGCGGTTTTACCGGGACCTATACTTGGGCCGACCCGGATGAGGAGATCGTATATGTTTTCCTGTCCAATAGAACCTACCCCACAGCGACCAATACATTATTGATAAAATCAGGACTGCGGACCCGAATTCAGCAGGCCATTTATGATTCCATTATCAATTAA
- a CDS encoding (Fe-S)-binding protein yields the protein MEYLPNIAFAIALIVGIGFFVRNVKKLSRNIKLGKDVDVSDNKPQRWKNMAKIALGQTKMVVRPIAGLLHIIVYVGFIIINIEVLEIILDGLLGTHRIFAPLGSIYNFLIGAFEVLALMVIVAVVVFWIRRNIIRIQRFIKPEMKGWPKKDGNLILYIELVLMALFLTMNAADFQLQQLGAEHYAKAGAFPVSQFIAPLLQGLSESSLIMVERTAWWIHILGILAFLNYLYYSKHLHILLAFPNTYYGKIRPQGQFNNLASVTKEVKLMMDPSADPFAAPAEDDSAEPEKFGASDVTDLNWVQLLNAYTCTECGRCTSECPANQTGKKLSPRKIMMDTRDRLEEVGKIIDANKGEFVPDGKQLLGDYISHEELWACTTCNACVEACPVSIDPLSIIVEMRRYLVMEQSAAPTELNNMMSNIENNGAPWPYNQMDRLNWVNE from the coding sequence ATGGAATATTTGCCCAATATAGCTTTCGCAATAGCCCTAATTGTTGGAATTGGGTTTTTTGTGCGCAACGTTAAAAAATTGTCCAGGAACATTAAGCTCGGAAAAGATGTAGACGTTAGTGACAATAAACCGCAACGTTGGAAAAATATGGCAAAAATAGCTTTGGGACAGACCAAAATGGTCGTTCGGCCCATAGCAGGATTGCTGCATATTATCGTGTATGTCGGCTTTATCATTATAAATATAGAAGTATTGGAGATCATTCTCGACGGACTATTGGGCACCCATAGAATTTTTGCACCACTGGGTTCCATTTATAACTTTTTAATAGGGGCCTTCGAAGTATTGGCCCTTATGGTAATCGTAGCAGTGGTTGTTTTCTGGATTAGAAGGAATATAATCAGAATACAGCGATTTATAAAGCCCGAAATGAAAGGTTGGCCCAAAAAGGACGGAAATTTGATTTTGTATATAGAACTCGTTCTGATGGCCTTGTTTCTCACCATGAACGCTGCAGATTTTCAACTACAGCAACTCGGAGCGGAACACTACGCAAAAGCGGGCGCTTTTCCCGTGAGTCAGTTTATTGCTCCCTTATTGCAGGGACTTTCGGAGTCGTCTTTGATCATGGTGGAAAGAACCGCTTGGTGGATTCATATATTGGGAATACTGGCCTTTTTAAATTACCTCTACTACTCAAAACATTTACATATACTTTTGGCCTTCCCTAATACCTATTACGGAAAAATAAGGCCACAGGGACAATTCAATAATCTGGCATCCGTCACAAAAGAAGTTAAGTTGATGATGGATCCCAGTGCGGACCCATTTGCCGCACCTGCAGAAGATGATTCGGCAGAACCGGAAAAGTTTGGAGCATCCGACGTAACGGATTTGAATTGGGTACAACTGTTAAACGCCTATACCTGCACCGAATGTGGACGTTGTACCTCGGAATGTCCGGCCAATCAAACAGGTAAAAAATTGTCGCCCAGAAAAATTATGATGGATACACGCGACCGTTTGGAAGAAGTGGGTAAAATTATCGATGCGAACAAAGGGGAGTTTGTGCCGGATGGAAAACAATTGCTGGGCGATTACATCAGTCATGAGGAGTTATGGGCCTGTACAACCTGCAATGCATGTGTGGAAGCTTGCCCAGTAAGCATAGACCCATTGTCCATAATTGTGGAGATGAGACGATATTTGGTAATGGAGCAATCAGCTGCACCGACCGAATTGAACAATATGATGTCCAATATAGAAAATAACGGAGCACCATGGCCTTACAACCAAATGGACCGTTTAAACTGGGTTAACGAATAA
- a CDS encoding N-acetylmuramoyl-L-alanine amidase family protein, with translation MNNSRLTFLFFLLLVLPLTSFNKNDTEVETKDKFVVVLDAGHGGHDPGNIGNGYLEKKIALAIVLKIGEELKKHPDIKVVYTRDDDTFVDLFERGQIANQANADLFVSVHCNAHNSDAYGTETYVLGLHANRQNFEVAKKENSVIYLEDDYEQRYAEYDINSPESVIGLTIMQEEFLDQSILLGKKLQDNFTVKLKRKDRKVKQAGFIVLHQTFMPSVLIEAGFLTNKNEGSYLNSKKGQNEMGKAIAESILAYKKDMGFNAAPVTSTPKIEDTEVAVNIPEEIKNKEEKPKENQTSTTSGTIQETKVDTEKRVATSGVEFKVQLMASGKTIPLTPDNFNGLNNLSKEPYKNMFRYMFGSAGTLDEAKKLKREAGAKGYTTSYIVAYKNGKRVTIAEALK, from the coding sequence ATGAATAACAGTCGGTTGACATTTTTATTTTTTCTCCTATTGGTCCTTCCATTGACCTCTTTTAACAAAAATGACACCGAGGTCGAAACCAAGGATAAATTCGTTGTGGTACTGGATGCCGGACATGGCGGGCATGATCCTGGTAACATAGGCAATGGCTATTTGGAAAAGAAAATAGCATTGGCCATAGTGCTCAAAATTGGCGAAGAGTTAAAAAAACATCCGGATATAAAAGTGGTGTACACCCGAGATGACGACACTTTTGTAGATTTGTTCGAAAGAGGCCAGATCGCCAACCAGGCCAATGCCGATCTTTTTGTATCCGTGCATTGTAATGCCCACAACTCGGATGCCTACGGAACGGAAACCTATGTCTTGGGACTGCATGCCAACCGCCAGAACTTTGAAGTGGCCAAAAAGGAAAACTCGGTTATTTATTTGGAGGACGATTATGAGCAGCGATATGCCGAGTACGATATCAATTCTCCGGAGTCGGTGATCGGCCTTACCATAATGCAAGAAGAGTTTTTGGATCAGAGTATCCTTTTGGGAAAAAAGCTTCAGGATAATTTTACGGTAAAGCTTAAACGCAAGGACAGAAAAGTAAAACAGGCAGGTTTTATTGTCCTGCACCAAACTTTTATGCCAAGCGTGTTGATTGAAGCTGGTTTTTTGACCAATAAAAACGAGGGCAGCTATCTAAACTCGAAAAAAGGACAGAACGAAATGGGCAAGGCCATCGCGGAATCCATATTGGCCTATAAAAAGGATATGGGCTTCAATGCGGCACCGGTTACATCTACCCCAAAAATTGAGGATACAGAGGTGGCCGTAAACATACCGGAGGAGATTAAAAACAAAGAGGAAAAGCCAAAGGAGAACCAAACAAGTACAACATCTGGCACAATACAAGAAACCAAGGTCGATACTGAAAAGAGAGTGGCAACTTCCGGTGTGGAGTTCAAAGTTCAGTTAATGGCCAGCGGAAAAACAATTCCATTGACCCCGGATAATTTTAATGGATTGAACAATCTATCCAAAGAACCGTACAAAAATATGTTCCGATATATGTTTGGAAGTGCAGGTACTTTGGATGAAGCGAAGAAATTAAAACGGGAAGCGGGTGCCAAGGGGTATACAACCTCATACATTGTGGCATATAAAAATGGGAAGCGGGTCACTATAGCCGAAGCTTTAAAGTAG
- a CDS encoding putative LPS assembly protein LptD: MQPNKHFLLFLFVLLCGIATLSAQEDLIKPLPIKVSKDSISAPLLPSNILNDSTRVDSTSTDSVPKKQPLLLDKIQYKAKDYVKLSQKDNKIYLYDEAEIYYQDTELKAGVIVMDYVKNEVYAGRMKDSLGNYSQLPFFKQGDQEVRPDSIRFNFDTQKALIWNSRTEQQAGLGQLGSDAMKVYAQKTKKENDSVYFMSEGKLTTSSDTVNPDYYIRVRKAKFVPKKKIIAGYSNMYIADVPTPIALPFAYFPLTTGRVAGILFPTFGNDPNRGYFIQNGGYYLPISDYVDLSITGDYYTNGSYGLQGQSIYSKRYKFKGNINISYENLITSQKGFDDYSRSSNYNIRISHSQDTKASPNSRFSASVNLGSSQYYTNSLNQVNRNNTQTNTFASSISYSKTFPEYPSVNTSLTVSHTQNSRTQVINMSLPTFQASMERIYPFVKRDEIKKGIFENINFQYDVNAQNSITTDEENFFKSGMFDEARIGARHRIPIATNFKLAKYLSVSLSGNYEDIWTFKTIRRQYDSEAAQVVTDTINGFDRFNRYSLGTSIGTTVYGTWNFGEDKKIQALRHVMRPSVSYSYTPSFEQFYESYTDGDGEEVQYTPFETSIYGRPSLTKGSSLNFSLQNSLEAKVRDKDSTATEPRKVKILSNLTFGASYNLEADSLRLSPISMVGATEIIKNVPINFAATFDPYAIDNNGRRINTLNIKNGGGLARLTSARVNTSFSLNSEMFQKGGAKEKSDRDKQSSFSDNPFAMDDVRGDAGSRFDNRGSSQDRNKQENEEQPIYNNKLPWDARFTYVASYNNSNRQSEITNHSLMFSGNIQLTPKWEVGFNSGYDLKNKGFTDTRFAFKRDLGSFRLSFDWTPFGRYERWYFFIGIKSSILSDIKWENRSQR, encoded by the coding sequence TTGCAACCAAATAAACATTTTTTACTTTTCCTATTTGTTCTTCTTTGTGGCATAGCAACCTTAAGTGCTCAGGAAGACCTTATTAAGCCTTTGCCCATAAAGGTGTCCAAGGATAGCATTTCCGCTCCTTTATTGCCTTCAAATATTCTAAACGATTCTACTCGGGTGGATTCTACAAGCACAGATTCCGTGCCAAAAAAACAACCATTGTTGTTGGATAAGATCCAGTACAAAGCAAAGGACTATGTTAAATTGAGTCAAAAGGACAACAAGATCTATTTGTACGACGAAGCTGAAATCTACTATCAGGACACAGAATTGAAGGCTGGGGTAATTGTAATGGATTATGTTAAAAATGAAGTATACGCGGGCAGAATGAAGGATTCCTTGGGCAATTATTCACAATTGCCGTTTTTTAAGCAAGGGGATCAGGAAGTTCGGCCAGATTCCATTCGTTTTAATTTTGACACCCAAAAGGCTTTGATCTGGAATTCGCGAACCGAACAACAGGCAGGATTGGGGCAATTGGGAAGTGATGCCATGAAGGTGTACGCCCAAAAAACCAAAAAGGAAAACGATTCGGTCTATTTTATGAGCGAAGGCAAGCTAACCACCTCTAGCGATACAGTGAATCCCGACTATTACATTCGGGTAAGAAAAGCCAAATTTGTACCCAAAAAGAAAATTATCGCAGGTTACAGCAATATGTACATTGCAGATGTGCCCACCCCTATTGCCCTACCCTTTGCTTACTTTCCATTGACCACAGGGAGGGTTGCGGGAATATTGTTCCCTACCTTTGGTAACGACCCCAATAGAGGTTACTTTATCCAAAACGGTGGGTACTACCTTCCTATTAGCGATTATGTGGATTTGAGCATTACCGGGGATTACTACACCAACGGCAGCTATGGCCTACAGGGACAGTCCATCTACTCAAAACGATATAAGTTCAAAGGGAACATAAACATCAGCTACGAAAACTTGATCACAAGTCAAAAAGGCTTCGATGATTATAGTAGAAGTAGCAATTACAATATTCGAATTTCCCATTCACAGGACACCAAGGCCAGCCCCAACTCTCGTTTTTCAGCATCGGTGAACCTGGGGTCGAGCCAGTATTATACCAACTCGCTGAACCAAGTAAACCGAAACAATACACAGACAAACACCTTTGCATCGTCCATTAGTTACTCCAAAACTTTTCCGGAATATCCATCGGTGAATACAAGTTTAACGGTGAGCCACACCCAGAACTCGCGAACACAGGTAATCAATATGTCCTTACCAACATTCCAGGCCAGTATGGAACGTATTTATCCATTTGTAAAACGGGATGAAATCAAAAAAGGCATTTTTGAAAACATCAATTTTCAGTACGATGTCAATGCACAGAACAGCATAACCACGGACGAGGAGAACTTTTTTAAAAGCGGTATGTTCGATGAGGCTCGCATAGGCGCCCGACACAGAATACCCATTGCCACCAATTTTAAATTGGCCAAATATTTAAGTGTGAGCTTAAGCGGAAACTACGAGGATATCTGGACTTTTAAAACCATTAGAAGGCAATATGATTCGGAGGCGGCACAAGTTGTGACCGATACCATTAATGGCTTTGATCGTTTTAACCGATACAGTTTAGGAACAAGTATCGGTACCACCGTATATGGAACATGGAACTTTGGTGAGGACAAAAAAATACAGGCCTTGCGCCACGTAATGCGACCTTCGGTAAGTTATAGTTATACCCCCTCTTTTGAGCAGTTTTATGAATCTTATACAGACGGTGATGGTGAAGAGGTTCAATACACCCCTTTTGAAACGAGCATTTATGGTAGACCATCATTAACCAAGGGAAGCTCTCTGAACTTCTCACTCCAAAACTCACTTGAGGCCAAGGTGCGGGACAAGGATTCCACAGCTACCGAACCACGCAAAGTAAAAATATTGAGCAACTTGACCTTCGGGGCCAGTTACAACCTGGAAGCGGACTCTTTAAGACTGAGTCCGATCAGCATGGTCGGTGCAACCGAAATTATAAAAAATGTACCTATAAATTTTGCAGCTACGTTCGACCCTTATGCCATAGACAATAACGGCCGAAGAATCAACACCTTAAATATAAAAAATGGTGGTGGGCTTGCCCGTTTAACGTCGGCACGAGTGAATACCAGCTTTTCCTTGAACAGTGAAATGTTCCAAAAAGGAGGAGCCAAAGAAAAAAGCGACAGGGACAAACAATCCAGCTTTAGCGACAACCCATTTGCTATGGACGATGTCCGGGGGGATGCCGGTTCGCGTTTTGACAATAGAGGGAGTTCACAAGATAGGAACAAACAAGAAAACGAAGAACAGCCCATATACAACAATAAACTCCCTTGGGACGCCAGATTCACCTATGTTGCATCGTATAACAACTCCAATAGGCAAAGTGAAATCACCAACCACTCGCTAATGTTCTCCGGAAACATTCAGTTAACCCCTAAATGGGAGGTTGGCTTCAACTCGGGATACGATCTAAAGAACAAAGGTTTTACCGATACCCGTTTTGCCTTTAAACGAGACCTTGGTAGTTTTAGGTTAAGTTTTGACTGGACTCCATTTGGCAGATATGAGCGCTGGTATTTCTTTATTGGTATAAAGAGTTCTATTTTGAGCGACATTAAATGGGAGAACAGAAGTCAACGATAA
- a CDS encoding RidA family protein — translation MKKIINTPKAPAPIGPYNQAVLIKDTLYISGQIPIDPSTGKLVEGDIQKETKQSMENLKAILEEADMSFEHVIKTSIFIKDMNQFAQINEVYGTYFNADTAPARETVEVANLPKFVNVEISMIAVR, via the coding sequence ATGAAAAAAATAATTAACACCCCAAAAGCACCTGCACCCATTGGTCCATACAACCAGGCCGTATTGATCAAGGATACCCTTTATATTTCCGGGCAAATTCCCATTGATCCTTCCACGGGAAAATTGGTCGAGGGAGACATCCAAAAAGAGACCAAACAATCCATGGAGAATTTAAAAGCCATTCTGGAAGAGGCCGATATGAGTTTTGAGCATGTGATCAAGACCTCGATTTTTATTAAGGACATGAACCAATTCGCACAGATCAACGAGGTTTACGGTACTTATTTTAATGCAGATACAGCTCCTGCAAGAGAAACAGTGGAGGTAGCCAATCTTCCCAAGTTCGTAAACGTGGAAATTTCTATGATCGCGGTCAGATAG
- a CDS encoding ABC transporter ATPase, with protein sequence MLVDFNELPDHSRIWIYQANRSFTESELAELEKSMVDFLEEWTVHGSDLHAGFEIKYKRFLVIGLDQTNASASGCSIDASVHFIQSLEKKYKVELLDRMNVSFKQGEYIAYKPLKDFKKLAKAKSVSANTIVFNNLVATKQEYIENWEVPASESWHSRFV encoded by the coding sequence ATGCTAGTGGATTTTAATGAATTGCCAGATCATTCAAGAATTTGGATTTATCAGGCAAATAGGAGCTTTACAGAATCAGAGTTGGCCGAATTGGAAAAGAGCATGGTGGATTTCCTCGAGGAGTGGACCGTTCATGGAAGTGATTTACATGCCGGTTTTGAGATCAAATACAAAAGATTTTTGGTGATTGGGCTAGATCAGACCAATGCCAGCGCCTCAGGTTGCTCCATTGATGCCTCGGTACATTTTATCCAAAGTTTGGAGAAAAAATATAAAGTGGAATTGCTAGATCGGATGAATGTTTCCTTTAAGCAAGGTGAATATATTGCCTACAAACCTTTAAAGGATTTTAAAAAATTGGCCAAAGCTAAATCCGTGTCGGCGAACACCATCGTTTTCAATAATTTAGTTGCCACAAAACAGGAATATATTGAGAATTGGGAAGTCCCCGCAAGCGAAAGTTGGCATTCAAGATTTGTGTAG